CAGCAGACTAAATGATTTGGTGTTATCTTAATATTGTaaattgtcatggtcaaaacattttgattcaatggttgtaaagatggggagaggtctctCCGTAATAaaaagatgctctgctttttgacACCGTCATCCCCTAAGCAATAATATGCATgctagtctctcttggctaagtgttgaggaaagactgactgcatcgCTTCTCGTTTTTATAAAGCAtaatcaacttacacacagcacttaccccaccagacatatTTTCACagttcccaggtccagaacaaattcaaggaaacttacagtattatacagagccatgattgcatggaactcccatcttATATAGgccaagtgaacagcaaacctggtttcaaaaaataaataaagcaacacctcacggcacaacgcctctcccccatgtgacctacttgttgcatgtatgtactgacatgtatgtggaactgagtgcacacacacatactacatgttaatgtttaagtgtaaagtcttttgtctgtaatgtctttttcgtgatgtgtcggaccccagtaagactagctgtcgccattggcgtcggcAAATGGCGATCCTAATAAAAAAAGGCATCTTTCTTCTACCTCCCTCGGGTGTGAGTTCTGAGGTGTCCCTTGATATGGCTGGACTGACTGAATCCTTTCCCACAGACAGGACAGGagtagggtttctcccctgtgtggaccctcagGTGGGTCTTCAGATGGGCAGACCGGTTGAAGCGTTTAGCACACACGTGGCAGCGGTATGGTCTCTCTCCCGTGTGAATGCGTTGGTGCTCCCTGAACCTCCCTGAGTAGCTGAAACTCTtgccacacacaccacagtggAAGGGCTTCTCCTTATTGTGAGAACACATGTGGACCTTGAGGTAACTGGTAGAGGTGAATGACTTCCAACAGACTGTGCAGAGGATTTGCCTGTGACTAGTGTCACCACTGTGTGGTACTGTATGGGATAGCATGTGTGCCTTCAGTTGGGAAAGCTCACAGAACACGGCTCCACACTGAGTACATGAGTGTGTCTGGGTGTCCTCCTCTGGTCTCCTTTCTGGATCTCTCTGAACATCAGGTACACTTTCAGTGTTCTCACTCTGTGTTCTAGAACAGGCTGGATTTactgcagagaggggctgagactgAGGGGAGTCACTGGTTGGTTCTGATAGTGATACTCCATAGCCCTCTCCATCAGGTTCTGTTTTGATCTGTCCAGTTGTGTTGGTCAgtagagagtctctctctctgttctccacagtttggggaagatgtgtggggtgaggtggcTCCTGATCACAGTCACTTTTCACACAGGGAGGAATGATTATggagtcttctttggtatcagCCTCCGGCCCTTGAATCTGCTCTACCTCCTGACGGGTCCTGAGTTCACCCTGTTCCTCTTTAATCTGTGTGGGCTCTGGGTCCCTCTGCCCCAGACTGGGGCTCCACTCCTGCTCACAGCGCTGTTGCTCAGGGGGAGTTTGCTGCTCTGAGACCCAAGAGAGAATGGGCTGAGGAGCTGTGGGAAAGAAGACAATTTACATCAATGACAGCTGTTGATGCTTGATTGACAAGACCACCATTGAGTTAGCTAGCTTGTTCTGGGAATGACATAGCTATGGCTCTGGCTGAATCCCATATCAACCCTTCCACTTCCCCTCACtcactcatccatccatccatccatctgcgcATTCACGCGTGCCTCTGCCATACACACAAGTGTACCAAAGCTGAGGGAGTGAAATTTATGGAGGGTGTagtgcagtgtttcccaaactagaGGTCGCGAAAGAAACTGACAAATTGAAATACTATCAAaagtactgtcagactgatttgtaatagactgtCATATCCCCAATTTAAAAAGGTAAACATTGGGGTCGCAGGACAAATGGGGTCGCAGgacaaaaaagtttgggaacccctggtgTAGGAGCTAATTAGACCCTCCGATAACCACCTGGATCAAGCCACGGCACTGCATTATTTGAGTGTGTTGTACCAGCGCATAGGCGGCCAGTGAGTTTTAAGTTTGGGGAAGCTAATTGTCACCATTAAAAATACTTATTTTAGAATAATGCATTCCATACATCATCGCATTTGCAAACTTATGTTAGTTAGCCTGCTATTCCTAATGTGATGAAAAGATTGGATAGCCATAATTTTGGCTCATAATATAACTCAAAACACAAAAAATAGCATGGCTGACCACGTAGAGTAGGGCACCAGCGGAGAGCATTGGCCATATCCCCGATGAGCGCACACATTCACTCTATCATTGTTGGGTCAGTGCCACTTGAATGTTTATTTTTGGACAATCATTTCCTCCTCTATGGTAGATGGATGTCATTGTATTTGTTTCTCCCCTTCTTGTAGGCCTATTATATGAATCAGACAACGCTGTTAGCAGAGTAAGCTACCCTGAACTTTTTGTCGTATAAAAAAATAATTctgctaatgtctccagtcatataaagCGTAGTAGAATGGCATAAAATTTGTTTATAAAAATGCCAGATTTTTCCAGTTGAAAGGAGAAGAAACGTATCTGATATAGCTTATAGACTATCCAATAAGGTAGGCTATACTGTTCGCTCAATTAAGTAGAGAATTTTTATGACTAAAAGACAGTCTTTTCATGATCTTCTCTTTAAAGcaatagccatttgctttccaaactgttTTCCTGTTTTCAAACTGGGTTCTGTTCTTCGACCAATCGATTGTTTGGAAATGTTTTAATCACATGCacgtgaccaatagggcctgacctatagcatatcataatcacatcaataaattggttataacaaactctgaacaccGTAACACATcacagcaaaatggatgcagaggtGGTGACAAACTCGAAACGggggaatgtttactggttgctaaGGAGGTAAAGGGGACAtcagatgtgtggaataaatTTGAGTAGTTGTGGAAAATACTGCAGATCAAGAAAAATAAGGTAAGGCGCAAGTGCTGTGTGCATATTGTGTgtcaaacaggtgctgttagattacaatgtAATTTTTCTGACCGTTCGGAACAATGAAAACAACAGTAAATAAATTCGAAGAGTACCAGAGAGTatgtaaaaaaatttttttaaagcctttattacagcaaagactaaaaacagTCGCATGCATTCGTGAATGCAATTGCCGAAATGGAgcggtttatttattgtttatgcTAATTATTCAAGGGTCGCCATATTTTGTTTTAAAGCAAAAATCCTTGATTGCACTTAAAATCATGAATGACtcgtatgctgtgtgatgacattaACTAATTAATTGATAAAGTaccctatatacagtgcattcggaaagtattcagaccatgactttttccacattttgttacgttacagcctaaatctaaaatgtattaaattgtatttttcctCAATTTagacacaatagcccataatgacaaagcaaaaacaggctttacattttttttttgcaaatgtataaaacatttttttttgttaccCTATTtatctaagtattcagaccctttgctatgagactcaaaattttgctcaggtgcatcctgtttccatttatcatccttgagatgtttctacaacttgcttggagtccacctgtggtaaattcaattgattggacatgatttggaaaggcacacacctgtctatatatggtcccacagttgacagtgcatgtcagcgcaaaaatcaagccatgaggttgaaggaattgtccttagagctctgagacacgattgtgtcgaggcacagatctggggaaggataccaaaatatttctgcagaattgaaggtgcccaagaacaccaccaagactcttcctagagctggctgccagccaatctgagcaatcaggggagaaggaccttggtcagggaggtgaccatggtcactttgacagagctccagtgttccACTGTGGGGATAGGAGACCCTTctaaaaggacaaccatctctgcaccactccaccaatcaggcctttatggtagagtggccagacaaaagccactcctcactaaaaggcacatgagagcccgcttggggtttgccaaaaggcacctaaagactctcagaccatgagaaacaagattctctggtctgatgaaaccaaaattgaactatttggcctgaatgccaaacgtcacatctggaggaaacctggcaccatccctgcggagcagagtacatagagatccttgatgaaaacctgcaccagagcactcaggacctcaaaccggggtgaaggttcatcttcaaacaggacaatgatcctaagcacacagccaagacaacgcatgagtggcttcgtgacaagtctctgaatgtctttgagcagccagagcccagactttaacccggtcgaacatctctggagagacttgaaaatagctttgcatcgacgctctccatccaacctgacagagattgagagggtctgcagaaaataatgggagaaactccccaaaaacaggtgtgccaagcttgtagtgtcatacccaagaagactgaaggctgtaatcgctgccaaagggtctgaatacttatgcaaatgttatatttcattttttttttttgtgcaaacatttctaaaaaacagtttttgctttgtcattatggggtattgtgtgtagattgatgagaaaaaaacaatttaatcaattttagaataaggctgtaacattaaaaaaaattgaaaaaccaaggggtctgaatactttccaaatacactaTATCTTGTTAAACGACAGGAGGATTTATTCATTTGAATTTCATgcatgttttattattttaaaattgGAACAGGAATTCCatcattcatccacacaatattgcATGACCCTAAACCCGCCTACCCCGCGGATATAACAGTGTGGACTGCTGGTTATGAACTAACCCGCACATCACTACAATAAACCCATCAACTTCAGGACACAAGTGTGTGGATGTGGATGAAGGACGGGCTGGTTGAATGAAGAGAAAacgatacattaaaaaaaatacatttttgtacaATTTATTCTTGTACATTGAAGTTTCTGTCATTCTTTTTAGGCCATCTGGCATTAGTACGTGAGCCTATAAACTTCTGCGCAAAATAGCCTACACGCCTATCGCCAAATGTTTTTTGTGAAGGGGCAAAAAAGGTTTGTTGATACACGGAGGCTAAAATGACAATGTctgagtttaattcaataagagaaaagctgtaAAATGAAGAGTTGAAAATAACGAGAAGGTAGGGCAAGAAAAGTAAtgaaagatttggtgaagtggtaaaagaggatgatagcagtgctgtgatgattgtgaggcactATAAAAATTTGAAGTCACAAGACGGGGACATCAAACAGGCCTATGGCAcatcaagggaactgtagcctactgttcagatgttTTAAATgttaactgaaatctggacactgactgtagattTTACCTTtcacatagccttaatattaactcctgccgAATTAAGCATTAattgcagtaaaattatacaccaAATGTGAAATGActcaggaacag
The DNA window shown above is from Salmo salar chromosome ssa13, Ssal_v3.1, whole genome shotgun sequence and carries:
- the LOC106568360 gene encoding zinc finger and SCAN domain-containing protein 2 isoform X1, giving the protein MTKLQYLNVYLTERLMQAAEEILGVVGDTISEYQEEIARTKRENQYLKRHLITPVLPAPQPILSWVSEQQTPPEQQRCEQEWSPSLGQRDPEPTQIKEEQGELRTRQEVEQIQGPEADTKEDSIIIPPCVKSDCDQEPPHPTHLPQTVENRERDSLLTNTTGQIKTEPDGEGYGVSLSEPTSDSPQSQPLSAVNPACSRTQSENTESVPDVQRDPERRPEEDTQTHSCTQCGAVFCELSQLKAHMLSHTVPHSGDTSHRQILCTVCWKSFTSTSYLKVHMCSHNKEKPFHCGVCGKSFSYSGRFREHQRIHTGERPYRCHVCAKRFNRSAHLKTHLRVHTGEKPYSCPVCGKGFSQSSHIKGHLRTHTRGR
- the LOC106568360 gene encoding zinc finger and SCAN domain-containing protein 5B isoform X2, whose translation is MAKLQYLNVYLTERLMQAAEEILRVVGDTISEYQEEIARTKRENQYLKRHLITPVLPAPQPILSWVSEQQTPPEQQRCEQEWSPSLGQRDPEPTQIKEEQGELRTRQEVEQIQGPEADTKEDSIIIPPCVKSDCDQEPPHPTHLPQTVENRERDSLLTNTTGQIKTEPDGEGYGVSLSEPTSDSPQSQPLSAVNPACSRTQSENTESVPDVQRDPERRPEEDTQTHSCTQCGAVFCELSQLKAHMLSHTVPHSGDTSHRQILCTVCWKSFTSTSYLKVHMCSHNKEKPFHCGVCGKSFSYSGRFREHQRIHTGERPYRCHVCAKRFNRSAHLKTHLRVHTGEKPYSCPVCGKGFSQSSHIKGHLRTHTRGR